In Cervus elaphus chromosome 7, mCerEla1.1, whole genome shotgun sequence, the following proteins share a genomic window:
- the SCUBE3 gene encoding signal peptide, CUB and EGF-like domain-containing protein 3 isoform X2 yields the protein MGSGRVPGLCLLVLLVHARAAQHSKAVQDVDECVEGTDNCHIDAICQNTPRSYKCICKSGYTGDGKHCKDVDECEREDNAGCVHDCVNIPGNYRCTCYDGFHLAHDGHNCLDVDECAEGNGGCQQSCVNMMGSYECHCREGFFLSDNQHTCIQRPEGMNCMNKNHGCAHICRETPKGGIACECRPGFELTKNQRDCKLTCNYGNGGCQHTCDDTEQGPRCGCHVKFVLHADGKTCIGERRLEQHVPPQAVSNETCAVNNGGCDSKCHDAATGVHCSCPVGFMLQADRKTCKDIDECRLNNGGCDHICRNTVGSFECSCKKGYKLLINERNCQDIDECSFDRTCDHICVNTPGSFQCLCRHGYLLYGVTHCGDVDECSINRGGCRFGCVNTPGSYQCTCPAGQGRLHWNGKDCTEPVKCQSSPGASKAMLSCNRSGKKDTCALTCPSRARFLPESENGFTVSCGIPSPRAAPARASHAGNSTNSNHCHEAAVLTVKQRASFKIKDAKCHLHLRNKGKTEETSRITGPGGAPCSDCQVTFIHLKCDSSRKGKGRRARTPPGKEVTRLTLELEAEVRAEETTAGCGLPCLRQRMERRLKGSLKMLRKSINQDRFLLRLAGLDYELAHKPGPAAGERVEPVEACRPGQHRSGAKCVSCPQGTYYHGQTEQCVPCPAGTFQEREGQLSCDLCPGSDAHGPLGATNVTTCAGQCSPGQHSADGFKPCQPCPRGTYQPEAGRTLCFPCGGGLTTKHEGAISFQDCDTKVQCSPGHYYNTSIHRCIRCAMGSYQPDFRQNFCTRCPGNTSTDFDGSTSVTQCKNRQCGGELGEFTGYIESPNYPGNYPAGVECVWNINPPPKRKILIVVPEIFLPSEDECGDVLVMRKNSSPSSITTYETCQTYERPIAFTARSRKLWINFKTSEANSARGFQIPYVTYDEDYEQLVEDIVRDGRLYASENHQEILKDKKLIKAFFEVLAHPQNYFKYTEKHKEMLPKSFIKLLRSKVSSFLRPYK from the exons ATGTGGACGAGTGTGTGGAAGGGACCGACAACTGCCACATCGACGCCATCTGCCAGAACACCCCACGGTCGTACAAGTGCATCTGCAAGTCTGGCTACACGGGGGATGGTAAACACTGCAAAG ATGTGGATGAGTGTGAACGGGAGGATAATGCAGGTTGTGTGCACGACTGTGTCAACATCCCTGGCAATTACCGATGCACCTGCTATGACGGATTCCACCTGGCACATGATGGACACAACTGTCTGG ATGTGGACGAGTGTGCCGAGGGCAACGGCGGCTGTCAGCAAAGCTGTGTCAACATGATGGGCAGCTACGAGTGCCACTGCCGGGAGGGCTTCTTCCTCAGCGACAACCAGCACACCTGCATCCAGCGGCCGGAAG GAATGAACTGCATGAACAAGAACCACGGCTGTGCTCACATTTGCCGGGAGACACCCAAAGGGGGTATTGCCTGCGAATGCCGCCCTGGCTTCGAGCTCACCAAGAACCAACGGGACTGTAAAT TAACGTGCAACTACGGCAACGGTGGCTGCCAGCACACGTGCGACGACACGGAGCAGGGCCCCCGGTGTGGCTGCCACGTCAAGTTTGTGCTCCACGCCGACGGGAAGACGTGCATTG GGGAAAGGCGGCTAGAGCAGCACGTCCCCCCTCAGGCCGTTTCTAATG AGACCTGTGCTGTCAACAACGGGGGCTGCGACAGCAAGTGCCACGATGCAGCGACGGGCGTCCACTGCAGCTGCCCCGTGGGCTTCATGCTGCAGGCAGACAGGAAGACCTGCAAAG ACATAGATGAGTGCCGCCTGAACAACGGGGGCTGTGACCACATTTGCCGCAACACGGTGGGCAGCTTCGAATGCAGCTGCAAGAAGGGCTATAAGCTTCTCATCAACGAGAGGAACTGCCAGG ATATAGACGAGTGTTCCTTTGATCGGACCTGTGACCATATCTGTGTGAACACACCAGGGAGCTTCCAGTGCCTCTGCCGTCATGGCTACCTCCTGTATGGCGTCACCCACTGTGGGG ATGTGGATGAGTGCAGCATCAACCGGGGAGGCTGCCGCTTTGGCTGCGTCAACACTCCTGGCAGCTACCAGTGTACCTGCCCAGCAGGCCAGGGCCGGCTGCACTGGAACGGGAAAGACTGCACAG AGCCAGTGAAGTGTCAGAGCAGTCCTGGTGCCTCAAAAGCCATGCTCAGCTGCAACCGGTCTGGGAAGAAGGACACCTGTGCCCTGACCTGCCCGTCCCGGGCCCGGTTTTTGCCAG AGTCTGAGAATGGCTTCACCGTGAGCTGTGGCATCCCCAGCCCCAGGGCTGCTCCAGCCCGAGCTAGCCATGCCGGGAACAGCACGAACTCCAACCACTGCCATG AGGCTGCAGTGCTGACGGTTAAACAGCGGGCTTCCTTCAAGATCAAAGACGCCAAGTGCCATTTGCACCTGCGAAACAAAGGCAAAACGGAAGAGACTAGCAGAATCACAGGGCCAG GTGGCGCCCCCTGCTCTGACTGCCAGGTCACCTTCATCCACCTCAAATGTGACTCCTCTCGGAAGGGCAAGGGCCGGCGGGCCCGGACCCCTCCAGGCAAGGAAGTCACTCGGCTCACCCTGGAACTGGAGGCAGAAGTCAGGGCCGAAGAGACCACAG CTGGCTGTGGGCTGCCCTGCCTCCGACAGCGGATGGAACGGCGGCTAAAAGGATCCCTGAAGATGCTTAGAAAGTCCATCAACCAGGACCGCTTCCTACTGCGCCTGGCAGGCCTCGATTATGAGCTGGCCCACAAGCCAGGCCCAGCGGCTGGGGAGCGAGTTGAACCAGTGGAGGCCTGCAGGCCTGGGCAGCACCGCTCTGGGGCCAAGTGTG TCAGCTGCCCGCAGGGAACGTATTACCACGGCCAGACGGAGCAGTGTGTGCCATGCCCAGCGGGCACCTTCCAGGAGAGAGAAGGGCAGCTCTCCTGCGACCTTTGCCCTGGGAGTGATGCCCACGGGCCTCTTGGAGCCACCAACGTCACCACATGTGCAG GTCAGTGCTCACCTGGCCAACACTCTGCAGATGGGTTCAAGCCCTGCCAGCCATGCCCACgtggcacctaccaacctgaagCAGGACGGACCCTGTGCTTCCCGTGCGGTGGGGGCCTCACCACTAAGCACGAGGGAGCCATCTCCTTCCAAGACTGTGACACCAAAG TCCAGTGCTCCCCTGGGCACTACTACAACACTAGCATCCACCGCTGTATCCGCTGCGCCATGGGCTCCTATCAGCCTGACTTCCGTCAGAACTTCTGCACCCGCTGTCCAGGAAACACAAGCACTGACTTTGATGGCTCCACCAGTGTGACCCAGTGCAAGA ATCGCCAGTGTGGTGGAGAGCTGGGTGAGTTCACTGGCTATATCGAGTCCCCCAACTACCCAGGCAACTACCCAGCTGGTGTGGAATGCGTCTGGAACATCAACCCTCCACCCAAGCGCAAGATTCTTATCGTGGTACCCGAGATCTTCCTGCCATCTGAGGACGAGTGTGGGGACGTCCTCGTCATGAGAAAGAACT CCTCCCCATCCTCCATTACCACCTATGAGACCTGCCAGACCTACGAGCGCCCCATCGCCTTCACAGCCCGCTCTAGGAAGCTCTGGATCAACTTCAAGACAAGTGAAGCCAACAGCGCCCGTGGCTTCCAGATCCCCTATGTTACCTATGATG AGGACTACGAGCAGCTGGTAGAAGACATTGTTCGAGATGGCCGGCTCTATGCGTCTGAAAACCACCAGGAAATTTTAAAG GACAAGAAGCTCATTAAAGCCTTCTTCGAGGTGCTGGCCCACCCCCAGAACTACTTCAAGTACACAGAGAAGCACAAGGAGATGCTGCCGAAGTCCTTCATCAAGCTGCTCCGCTCCAAAGTTTCCAGCTTCCTGAGGCCCTACAAATAG
- the SCUBE3 gene encoding signal peptide, CUB and EGF-like domain-containing protein 3 isoform X4, producing MGSGRVPGLCLLVLLVHARAAQHSKAVQDVDECVEGTDNCHIDAICQNTPRSYKCICKSGYTGDGKHCKDVDECEREDNAGCVHDCVNIPGNYRCTCYDGFHLAHDGHNCLDVDECAEGNGGCQQSCVNMMGSYECHCREGFFLSDNQHTCIQRPEGMNCMNKNHGCAHICRETPKGGIACECRPGFELTKNQRDCKLTCNYGNGGCQHTCDDTEQGPRCGCHVKFVLHADGKTCIETCAVNNGGCDSKCHDAATGVHCSCPVGFMLQADRKTCKDIDECRLNNGGCDHICRNTVGSFECSCKKGYKLLINERNCQDIDECSFDRTCDHICVNTPGSFQCLCRHGYLLYGVTHCGDVDECSINRGGCRFGCVNTPGSYQCTCPAGQGRLHWNGKDCTEPVKCQSSPGASKAMLSCNRSGKKDTCALTCPSRARFLPESENGFTVSCGIPSPRAAPARASHAGNSTNSNHCHEAAVLTVKQRASFKIKDAKCHLHLRNKGKTEETSRITGPGGAPCSDCQVTFIHLKCDSSRKGKGRRARTPPGKEVTRLTLELEAEVRAEETTAGCGLPCLRQRMERRLKGSLKMLRKSINQDRFLLRLAGLDYELAHKPGPAAGERVEPVEACRPGQHRSGAKCVSCPQGTYYHGQTEQCVPCPAGTFQEREGQLSCDLCPGSDAHGPLGATNVTTCAGQCSPGQHSADGFKPCQPCPRGTYQPEAGRTLCFPCGGGLTTKHEGAISFQDCDTKVQCSPGHYYNTSIHRCIRCAMGSYQPDFRQNFCTRCPGNTSTDFDGSTSVTQCKNRQCGGELGEFTGYIESPNYPGNYPAGVECVWNINPPPKRKILIVVPEIFLPSEDECGDVLVMRKNSSPSSITTYETCQTYERPIAFTARSRKLWINFKTSEANSARGFQIPYVTYDEDYEQLVEDIVRDGRLYASENHQEILKDKKLIKAFFEVLAHPQNYFKYTEKHKEMLPKSFIKLLRSKVSSFLRPYK from the exons ATGTGGACGAGTGTGTGGAAGGGACCGACAACTGCCACATCGACGCCATCTGCCAGAACACCCCACGGTCGTACAAGTGCATCTGCAAGTCTGGCTACACGGGGGATGGTAAACACTGCAAAG ATGTGGATGAGTGTGAACGGGAGGATAATGCAGGTTGTGTGCACGACTGTGTCAACATCCCTGGCAATTACCGATGCACCTGCTATGACGGATTCCACCTGGCACATGATGGACACAACTGTCTGG ATGTGGACGAGTGTGCCGAGGGCAACGGCGGCTGTCAGCAAAGCTGTGTCAACATGATGGGCAGCTACGAGTGCCACTGCCGGGAGGGCTTCTTCCTCAGCGACAACCAGCACACCTGCATCCAGCGGCCGGAAG GAATGAACTGCATGAACAAGAACCACGGCTGTGCTCACATTTGCCGGGAGACACCCAAAGGGGGTATTGCCTGCGAATGCCGCCCTGGCTTCGAGCTCACCAAGAACCAACGGGACTGTAAAT TAACGTGCAACTACGGCAACGGTGGCTGCCAGCACACGTGCGACGACACGGAGCAGGGCCCCCGGTGTGGCTGCCACGTCAAGTTTGTGCTCCACGCCGACGGGAAGACGTGCATTG AGACCTGTGCTGTCAACAACGGGGGCTGCGACAGCAAGTGCCACGATGCAGCGACGGGCGTCCACTGCAGCTGCCCCGTGGGCTTCATGCTGCAGGCAGACAGGAAGACCTGCAAAG ACATAGATGAGTGCCGCCTGAACAACGGGGGCTGTGACCACATTTGCCGCAACACGGTGGGCAGCTTCGAATGCAGCTGCAAGAAGGGCTATAAGCTTCTCATCAACGAGAGGAACTGCCAGG ATATAGACGAGTGTTCCTTTGATCGGACCTGTGACCATATCTGTGTGAACACACCAGGGAGCTTCCAGTGCCTCTGCCGTCATGGCTACCTCCTGTATGGCGTCACCCACTGTGGGG ATGTGGATGAGTGCAGCATCAACCGGGGAGGCTGCCGCTTTGGCTGCGTCAACACTCCTGGCAGCTACCAGTGTACCTGCCCAGCAGGCCAGGGCCGGCTGCACTGGAACGGGAAAGACTGCACAG AGCCAGTGAAGTGTCAGAGCAGTCCTGGTGCCTCAAAAGCCATGCTCAGCTGCAACCGGTCTGGGAAGAAGGACACCTGTGCCCTGACCTGCCCGTCCCGGGCCCGGTTTTTGCCAG AGTCTGAGAATGGCTTCACCGTGAGCTGTGGCATCCCCAGCCCCAGGGCTGCTCCAGCCCGAGCTAGCCATGCCGGGAACAGCACGAACTCCAACCACTGCCATG AGGCTGCAGTGCTGACGGTTAAACAGCGGGCTTCCTTCAAGATCAAAGACGCCAAGTGCCATTTGCACCTGCGAAACAAAGGCAAAACGGAAGAGACTAGCAGAATCACAGGGCCAG GTGGCGCCCCCTGCTCTGACTGCCAGGTCACCTTCATCCACCTCAAATGTGACTCCTCTCGGAAGGGCAAGGGCCGGCGGGCCCGGACCCCTCCAGGCAAGGAAGTCACTCGGCTCACCCTGGAACTGGAGGCAGAAGTCAGGGCCGAAGAGACCACAG CTGGCTGTGGGCTGCCCTGCCTCCGACAGCGGATGGAACGGCGGCTAAAAGGATCCCTGAAGATGCTTAGAAAGTCCATCAACCAGGACCGCTTCCTACTGCGCCTGGCAGGCCTCGATTATGAGCTGGCCCACAAGCCAGGCCCAGCGGCTGGGGAGCGAGTTGAACCAGTGGAGGCCTGCAGGCCTGGGCAGCACCGCTCTGGGGCCAAGTGTG TCAGCTGCCCGCAGGGAACGTATTACCACGGCCAGACGGAGCAGTGTGTGCCATGCCCAGCGGGCACCTTCCAGGAGAGAGAAGGGCAGCTCTCCTGCGACCTTTGCCCTGGGAGTGATGCCCACGGGCCTCTTGGAGCCACCAACGTCACCACATGTGCAG GTCAGTGCTCACCTGGCCAACACTCTGCAGATGGGTTCAAGCCCTGCCAGCCATGCCCACgtggcacctaccaacctgaagCAGGACGGACCCTGTGCTTCCCGTGCGGTGGGGGCCTCACCACTAAGCACGAGGGAGCCATCTCCTTCCAAGACTGTGACACCAAAG TCCAGTGCTCCCCTGGGCACTACTACAACACTAGCATCCACCGCTGTATCCGCTGCGCCATGGGCTCCTATCAGCCTGACTTCCGTCAGAACTTCTGCACCCGCTGTCCAGGAAACACAAGCACTGACTTTGATGGCTCCACCAGTGTGACCCAGTGCAAGA ATCGCCAGTGTGGTGGAGAGCTGGGTGAGTTCACTGGCTATATCGAGTCCCCCAACTACCCAGGCAACTACCCAGCTGGTGTGGAATGCGTCTGGAACATCAACCCTCCACCCAAGCGCAAGATTCTTATCGTGGTACCCGAGATCTTCCTGCCATCTGAGGACGAGTGTGGGGACGTCCTCGTCATGAGAAAGAACT CCTCCCCATCCTCCATTACCACCTATGAGACCTGCCAGACCTACGAGCGCCCCATCGCCTTCACAGCCCGCTCTAGGAAGCTCTGGATCAACTTCAAGACAAGTGAAGCCAACAGCGCCCGTGGCTTCCAGATCCCCTATGTTACCTATGATG AGGACTACGAGCAGCTGGTAGAAGACATTGTTCGAGATGGCCGGCTCTATGCGTCTGAAAACCACCAGGAAATTTTAAAG GACAAGAAGCTCATTAAAGCCTTCTTCGAGGTGCTGGCCCACCCCCAGAACTACTTCAAGTACACAGAGAAGCACAAGGAGATGCTGCCGAAGTCCTTCATCAAGCTGCTCCGCTCCAAAGTTTCCAGCTTCCTGAGGCCCTACAAATAG
- the SCUBE3 gene encoding signal peptide, CUB and EGF-like domain-containing protein 3 isoform X1 has translation MGSGRVPGLCLLVLLVHARAAQHSKAVQDVDECVEGTDNCHIDAICQNTPRSYKCICKSGYTGDGKHCKDVDECEREDNAGCVHDCVNIPGNYRCTCYDGFHLAHDGHNCLDVDECAEGNGGCQQSCVNMMGSYECHCREGFFLSDNQHTCIQRPEEGMNCMNKNHGCAHICRETPKGGIACECRPGFELTKNQRDCKLTCNYGNGGCQHTCDDTEQGPRCGCHVKFVLHADGKTCIGERRLEQHVPPQAVSNETCAVNNGGCDSKCHDAATGVHCSCPVGFMLQADRKTCKDIDECRLNNGGCDHICRNTVGSFECSCKKGYKLLINERNCQDIDECSFDRTCDHICVNTPGSFQCLCRHGYLLYGVTHCGDVDECSINRGGCRFGCVNTPGSYQCTCPAGQGRLHWNGKDCTEPVKCQSSPGASKAMLSCNRSGKKDTCALTCPSRARFLPESENGFTVSCGIPSPRAAPARASHAGNSTNSNHCHEAAVLTVKQRASFKIKDAKCHLHLRNKGKTEETSRITGPGGAPCSDCQVTFIHLKCDSSRKGKGRRARTPPGKEVTRLTLELEAEVRAEETTAGCGLPCLRQRMERRLKGSLKMLRKSINQDRFLLRLAGLDYELAHKPGPAAGERVEPVEACRPGQHRSGAKCVSCPQGTYYHGQTEQCVPCPAGTFQEREGQLSCDLCPGSDAHGPLGATNVTTCAGQCSPGQHSADGFKPCQPCPRGTYQPEAGRTLCFPCGGGLTTKHEGAISFQDCDTKVQCSPGHYYNTSIHRCIRCAMGSYQPDFRQNFCTRCPGNTSTDFDGSTSVTQCKNRQCGGELGEFTGYIESPNYPGNYPAGVECVWNINPPPKRKILIVVPEIFLPSEDECGDVLVMRKNSSPSSITTYETCQTYERPIAFTARSRKLWINFKTSEANSARGFQIPYVTYDEDYEQLVEDIVRDGRLYASENHQEILKDKKLIKAFFEVLAHPQNYFKYTEKHKEMLPKSFIKLLRSKVSSFLRPYK, from the exons ATGTGGACGAGTGTGTGGAAGGGACCGACAACTGCCACATCGACGCCATCTGCCAGAACACCCCACGGTCGTACAAGTGCATCTGCAAGTCTGGCTACACGGGGGATGGTAAACACTGCAAAG ATGTGGATGAGTGTGAACGGGAGGATAATGCAGGTTGTGTGCACGACTGTGTCAACATCCCTGGCAATTACCGATGCACCTGCTATGACGGATTCCACCTGGCACATGATGGACACAACTGTCTGG ATGTGGACGAGTGTGCCGAGGGCAACGGCGGCTGTCAGCAAAGCTGTGTCAACATGATGGGCAGCTACGAGTGCCACTGCCGGGAGGGCTTCTTCCTCAGCGACAACCAGCACACCTGCATCCAGCGGCCGGAAG AAGGAATGAACTGCATGAACAAGAACCACGGCTGTGCTCACATTTGCCGGGAGACACCCAAAGGGGGTATTGCCTGCGAATGCCGCCCTGGCTTCGAGCTCACCAAGAACCAACGGGACTGTAAAT TAACGTGCAACTACGGCAACGGTGGCTGCCAGCACACGTGCGACGACACGGAGCAGGGCCCCCGGTGTGGCTGCCACGTCAAGTTTGTGCTCCACGCCGACGGGAAGACGTGCATTG GGGAAAGGCGGCTAGAGCAGCACGTCCCCCCTCAGGCCGTTTCTAATG AGACCTGTGCTGTCAACAACGGGGGCTGCGACAGCAAGTGCCACGATGCAGCGACGGGCGTCCACTGCAGCTGCCCCGTGGGCTTCATGCTGCAGGCAGACAGGAAGACCTGCAAAG ACATAGATGAGTGCCGCCTGAACAACGGGGGCTGTGACCACATTTGCCGCAACACGGTGGGCAGCTTCGAATGCAGCTGCAAGAAGGGCTATAAGCTTCTCATCAACGAGAGGAACTGCCAGG ATATAGACGAGTGTTCCTTTGATCGGACCTGTGACCATATCTGTGTGAACACACCAGGGAGCTTCCAGTGCCTCTGCCGTCATGGCTACCTCCTGTATGGCGTCACCCACTGTGGGG ATGTGGATGAGTGCAGCATCAACCGGGGAGGCTGCCGCTTTGGCTGCGTCAACACTCCTGGCAGCTACCAGTGTACCTGCCCAGCAGGCCAGGGCCGGCTGCACTGGAACGGGAAAGACTGCACAG AGCCAGTGAAGTGTCAGAGCAGTCCTGGTGCCTCAAAAGCCATGCTCAGCTGCAACCGGTCTGGGAAGAAGGACACCTGTGCCCTGACCTGCCCGTCCCGGGCCCGGTTTTTGCCAG AGTCTGAGAATGGCTTCACCGTGAGCTGTGGCATCCCCAGCCCCAGGGCTGCTCCAGCCCGAGCTAGCCATGCCGGGAACAGCACGAACTCCAACCACTGCCATG AGGCTGCAGTGCTGACGGTTAAACAGCGGGCTTCCTTCAAGATCAAAGACGCCAAGTGCCATTTGCACCTGCGAAACAAAGGCAAAACGGAAGAGACTAGCAGAATCACAGGGCCAG GTGGCGCCCCCTGCTCTGACTGCCAGGTCACCTTCATCCACCTCAAATGTGACTCCTCTCGGAAGGGCAAGGGCCGGCGGGCCCGGACCCCTCCAGGCAAGGAAGTCACTCGGCTCACCCTGGAACTGGAGGCAGAAGTCAGGGCCGAAGAGACCACAG CTGGCTGTGGGCTGCCCTGCCTCCGACAGCGGATGGAACGGCGGCTAAAAGGATCCCTGAAGATGCTTAGAAAGTCCATCAACCAGGACCGCTTCCTACTGCGCCTGGCAGGCCTCGATTATGAGCTGGCCCACAAGCCAGGCCCAGCGGCTGGGGAGCGAGTTGAACCAGTGGAGGCCTGCAGGCCTGGGCAGCACCGCTCTGGGGCCAAGTGTG TCAGCTGCCCGCAGGGAACGTATTACCACGGCCAGACGGAGCAGTGTGTGCCATGCCCAGCGGGCACCTTCCAGGAGAGAGAAGGGCAGCTCTCCTGCGACCTTTGCCCTGGGAGTGATGCCCACGGGCCTCTTGGAGCCACCAACGTCACCACATGTGCAG GTCAGTGCTCACCTGGCCAACACTCTGCAGATGGGTTCAAGCCCTGCCAGCCATGCCCACgtggcacctaccaacctgaagCAGGACGGACCCTGTGCTTCCCGTGCGGTGGGGGCCTCACCACTAAGCACGAGGGAGCCATCTCCTTCCAAGACTGTGACACCAAAG TCCAGTGCTCCCCTGGGCACTACTACAACACTAGCATCCACCGCTGTATCCGCTGCGCCATGGGCTCCTATCAGCCTGACTTCCGTCAGAACTTCTGCACCCGCTGTCCAGGAAACACAAGCACTGACTTTGATGGCTCCACCAGTGTGACCCAGTGCAAGA ATCGCCAGTGTGGTGGAGAGCTGGGTGAGTTCACTGGCTATATCGAGTCCCCCAACTACCCAGGCAACTACCCAGCTGGTGTGGAATGCGTCTGGAACATCAACCCTCCACCCAAGCGCAAGATTCTTATCGTGGTACCCGAGATCTTCCTGCCATCTGAGGACGAGTGTGGGGACGTCCTCGTCATGAGAAAGAACT CCTCCCCATCCTCCATTACCACCTATGAGACCTGCCAGACCTACGAGCGCCCCATCGCCTTCACAGCCCGCTCTAGGAAGCTCTGGATCAACTTCAAGACAAGTGAAGCCAACAGCGCCCGTGGCTTCCAGATCCCCTATGTTACCTATGATG AGGACTACGAGCAGCTGGTAGAAGACATTGTTCGAGATGGCCGGCTCTATGCGTCTGAAAACCACCAGGAAATTTTAAAG GACAAGAAGCTCATTAAAGCCTTCTTCGAGGTGCTGGCCCACCCCCAGAACTACTTCAAGTACACAGAGAAGCACAAGGAGATGCTGCCGAAGTCCTTCATCAAGCTGCTCCGCTCCAAAGTTTCCAGCTTCCTGAGGCCCTACAAATAG